A segment of the Streptomyces sp. P9-A2 genome:
TGCTGGGCGTACGACGGGCACCTGCCCATCGAGGTCGAGTCGGACTACCTGCCCCAACACCTCCTCCAGCACGACTGGCTGGGCGAATTCCCCACGTGAAACAGGTGACCGGAATGGCTGATCAGGACAGGTCTGTAAGGAGCCAGCCCTCTACTTGACGTATTACTCGGATGTACCACTTGATGGTTCGCACCAGTGGTGCGCCAACGTGTCCAGCCGTATCGGTTAGGGGAGGGGTTCAGTGGTCACGAGTGTTCCGCGCCATGACTTCCGCACGGACAACGCGGCCGAGGCCATGGCGCCGCTCGTCGATGGGACACGCCGAGTTCTCGACCGACTGGAAAGGTCGGAGATGTCCCGCCATCGGGCGCTGAGCAGCACCCTGACCATGGCGAAGTGGCGCTGCCTGACGGATCCCGAAGCAGCCAGACTTGAGACGTGGGAGGCCTGGGTCACCGCCATGCAGGTCGGCTGCGCCCTGTTCGACTCTGCCACAGCCACCGAGGGGCCCGTACCGTGCCGCATCGGAAGCGCGGGCGAGGTGAAGAACCTGCCTGCGACGGGGCCGACGCCTTACACGCATGCGGGGGCGTGGCTCACATCGGTCTATCTGGCGACGATCTGCCGCGAGAACGATCGCCTCGATCGACTGATGCAGGTACCTGTTTCGTTCCTCCGTGCCTCTGTTCCCGAGGGCGCGGTTTTCGACGACCATGTCTACGACTGGGTCGAGGCTCTTCAGAGCTACTGGGCCGGTCGGGCAACGGAGATGTGGGACAAGCTGGTATCAGCGGTCAAAGGCACCGATCCCGAGCGGGAGGGCATCACTGACAAGGAAATGATGCTGAAGATCCTTTATCCGCCGCTCGAACTCTTCCATCGCTTCCAGCTGCGGGAAATTGATCAGTTCAACACTGCGCTGGTTGACGCCGTCACCGGGCACAAGCAGTACTGGGCCGGCGACGCGGCGCGCGCCCTGAGCGGTGACGGCCTGGTGACCCTCGCTCCCCTCGCGTTGGCCTGCATGGCTTACGACAACGAATTCCCGGTCGAGGTCGAGTCCGAGTACTTGCCCAAGCACCTGCTGAGGCGTTCATGGGTCGGCGAGTTCGAGACGTGATCCGCGTTCCCCGCGAGGCAGGCGGCCGCAGATCGTGACAGCTCAGGATGACGACAGCCAGCTCCTCGATTCCGTAGCCATGCGTCGACGGCGGTTGCGGACACGTTGCTCTTCGGTGTGCAGCGGGAGTACGTGCGCGTGCCCGGTGTGCGCGGCGGGCTGCCCGACCCGGTCGGCGCTGCGGTCCCGGTGACACGACTGGACGCGCACCATGTGGTCGAGCTCCGCGATGCACGGGCCACACGCGTACACGTCTCCCCTCGCGCCGGGCGTGGCCACGGAACCGACCCGCAGCACGGCCGCGCCCTCACGGCGGCAGTACAGCCAACACGCGCCCGTCACCCACGCGTTACCGTCGTCGGCCTGCGCGACCAGGGGCCACACTTCACGCCAGGGGTGCTCGGCGGACGGGGCGAACATCACGCCGTGCCCGTCCATTCGTAGCCGTCCGGCCGACTCCGCCGGGGCTCCATGACCGTGTGGTCGCCGAAGTCGCGACGGTAGCGCCGACGCCTCACCGTGCCGCCCCCTGATCGGGCCGGAGCGCGGAGGCGAGCGCACGGGCCGTGGCCACGTTGCAGCGCCCCAGGTCGATCAGCGCGAGCGGAGCGGACCCGGCGTACGAAGCGGCATCGAGCCCGAGGGACGGCAATGTCACCCCCGCCGCCTTGAGCGCGTCGCGCAGGTCCTCACACGCCTGTTCTGCGTCTCCCACCTCAGAGAACCTCCCCTCTGCTACGGGCATTGGCCCTGGCCACCCGCGTCCACATCAGTTCCTCGGCCCGTTCACGGACGTTCAACAGCTGCACGTCGCCGGGCAGCGCCGTCCACTCCGTGCCGCCGCCCTCCGGGCGCAGCCATACGAACCCGTCCTGGTGGTCCATGACGATCCCGCGCCTCTCCTGCCTTAGGTCATGGGCGAGTTCACCGACCGGGAGCCGACTCGCCTCCGGTTCGGGGCGGCCGGGGCGGGGCGTCGTGTCGGTCGTCTTACGTCCGCGGGAGGGCAAGGGTGCAGCCTCCTGCTGCTTCTCACTGTTCACGCTCTCAGCGTCACGGCGGGCAAGGGGGCCCGCCAGGGTGACGATGTTCCGAAGCGGGTTCCGGGACGGCTGCCACCTGGGCACTCTCACTGTTCGCACCCATGCTGTCACCGCAAGCGACTAGCGTTGGCGGATGCCCCGTTCCCTCGGGAACACGGGACGGCATGCCGACACAGCACACGGCAAGGGAGCCCGACCACCATGACCCAGCCCTCCCGGGACCTCGAACCCGTTCACTCCGCCCGCGACCTGTACGGCGTCGAGCTGCGCCGGCAGCGCCAGCTCATCGGGCTGTCGCTGGACCGGATGTCGGACATCGTCAACTACAGCAAGACACACCTGCACGGAGTGGAGACGAGGGAACGGCTCCCCCTGCCGCCCCTCTCGGAGAAGCTGGACGCGGCTTTCGGGACAGGGGAGTTGTTCCAGGGGTTGTGGGGGGCGGTGAAGCGGGAGTACATGCCGAGGCGGTTCGATCATTGTCTGGAGCTGGAGGCCCGGGCAGTGCGGATTCAGGAGTTCTGTGCAGGCATCGTCCCCGGTCTGCTCCAGACATCGGCATACATGCGTGCGCTGTTCACCGAGGGAAACCCCCAGATGAGCTCCGAGGAGATCGACCCCTTGGTCGCCGCACGCCTGGGCCGTCAGGAAGTCCTGCGCCGTGACAGCCCTCCGCACTTCTGGTGGATCCTCGGCGAAGCAGCCCTACGGCAGGCAGTGGGTGGACCGGAGGTGATGTACGGGCAACTCGCGGCACTGCTTCCCCTGGTGCAATCGCGCTGCACGACGATTCAGATCGTCCCGTTCGCGGCGGGCTCATGCACCTTGATGAACGGCACACTCATCTTGCTTACGCTCCCGGACAACTCCACCACCGTGTACCAGGAAGGCCCCAGGAACGGCGAGATCTTCGACGACCGCGAGACCGTCACACAGTGCGTGCGAGAGTACGATCTGATGAAGGCCAGCGCCCTCCCGCCAAGGGATTCAGCAGCGTTGATCGAAGCGACGATGGAGATGTACGAGCCATGCGAGTCACCCCAGACGTGAGCACCGCCCGCTGGCGTAAGTCCTCCTACAGCGGAAACCAGCAGGGGGATGCCTGCGTCGAAGTCTGCGACGACTTCGCCGACGCGGTCCCCGTCCGCGACAGCAAGAACCTGACCGGCCCTGTGATGATGCTGGACGGGGAGGCCTGGCGATCCTTCGTCGACAGCGTCAAGGACGGCTCCCTGTAGAGCGGTTACGCGGAACGAGCCCTGGTGATGTTCCAGGACCCGTTCCGGAACAAGGACTACGGCGGTCTCACGGTCCAAGAGGAATACCGGTGGGACGAGGACGGCCGACCGACGAGAAGCCGGCGTCTCGACGACCACTCGCAGGCGCCCTGAGCGGATTCCCGATCGCCGGGCCGCGGCCGCGATGCGTCTTGGGAAGTGGCTCCAGGATGATCGAGGTCGAGTCGGAGTACCTGCCCGTGAATCTGCTCAAGTACAGCCGGCTCGGCGAATTCCCCACCTGACCCGACACGAGGTGAATGAGCAGCATGCCCGCTCAGGACTACGACAGCCAGCTTCTCGAATCCGTTTCCGTGCGGCGGCGGCGGTTGCGGGACGCCCTGTTGTTCGGGGCGCAGCGGCAGCGGCGGGCCGTGGACGAGCGGGTGGGGAAGGTGATCGCCGGGATGGTGATCGCGGCCGTGCTGTGCGCGGGGTGTGTGGGGTGGTCGTTCGTTTCGAACCGGCTGATCGGGCAGAGCAGCCCGTATTCCCCCGGTGTTTCCACGCCCTCCAATAGTCCTACAAGCCGGTGATAGGTTCGCGAGTGTGATGTCTCCGGGGGCCTTGAGCAGGGAAACGGCCGGTGGGCCGGCGGTGTTGAGCCGGGTCACGCTCATCGGTGAGCGGCGCCGCGTCGACCTCGTGCTTCCGGCGCGGGAGCCGGTCGGGCTGCTGCTGCCCGAGATCATGCGGTTGCTGGACGACCGCGTGGAGGGGCGGCCCGCTTCACGTCACCTCGTCACGGTGGACGGCTCCGCGCTCGATCACGA
Coding sequences within it:
- a CDS encoding DUF397 domain-containing protein produces the protein MRVTPDVSTARWRKSSYSGNQQGDACVEVCDDFADAVPVRDSKNLTGPVMMLDGEAWRSFVDSVKDGSL
- a CDS encoding helix-turn-helix domain-containing protein; translated protein: MTQPSRDLEPVHSARDLYGVELRRQRQLIGLSLDRMSDIVNYSKTHLHGVETRERLPLPPLSEKLDAAFGTGELFQGLWGAVKREYMPRRFDHCLELEARAVRIQEFCAGIVPGLLQTSAYMRALFTEGNPQMSSEEIDPLVAARLGRQEVLRRDSPPHFWWILGEAALRQAVGGPEVMYGQLAALLPLVQSRCTTIQIVPFAAGSCTLMNGTLILLTLPDNSTTVYQEGPRNGEIFDDRETVTQCVREYDLMKASALPPRDSAALIEATMEMYEPCESPQT
- a CDS encoding immunity 49 family protein, with protein sequence MVTSVPRHDFRTDNAAEAMAPLVDGTRRVLDRLERSEMSRHRALSSTLTMAKWRCLTDPEAARLETWEAWVTAMQVGCALFDSATATEGPVPCRIGSAGEVKNLPATGPTPYTHAGAWLTSVYLATICRENDRLDRLMQVPVSFLRASVPEGAVFDDHVYDWVEALQSYWAGRATEMWDKLVSAVKGTDPEREGITDKEMMLKILYPPLELFHRFQLREIDQFNTALVDAVTGHKQYWAGDAARALSGDGLVTLAPLALACMAYDNEFPVEVESEYLPKHLLRRSWVGEFET